GCGGCCAAGTGCTGAGTCCGGGACGATGCCCATGCCGACCTCATTGCTGACGATGATGACGTCACAGGGGCTGGCCTTGAGGGCGGCGATCAGTTCCTGCTTGCGTGTCTTCACGGCGGCTTCACCTTCTTTCAACAACACATTGGTCAGCCATAACGTGGCGCAGTCGAGCAGAATACCATCGCGCGGGGGCGTTGAGCCCAGGATGACCTTTGCCAGATCGAGCGGCTCCTCAACACACCCCCACTTCGGGCCGCGTTGATCTCGGTGCAGTTTCACCCGCTCCACCATTTCCTGGTCGAGGGTTTCCGCCGGGGCCAGATAAAGCGGTTGCTTCCAGCCCTGTTCGGCCAGCTTCTGGGCATGGGTGCTTTTTCCACTCCGCGCCCCACCCAATACCAATGTTATTTTGACAGGATTTCTCATTTCATTTTCCATCACCTTCAATACTAATCGTAATCGTAATCTTAATCCTAATCTTAATCTTAATCGGATTCTCTTGGCGATAACGAGAAAGAGGGAGGATTACGATTAAGATTAAGATTACGATTAGGATTAAGATTAACTATGCAAACATTCCTTTAACCTTGTCAGGGATGAGGCTGTATCCTCGAAACCAAAGGTTTCCAGGGTCAGGACATGGTTATACGACTTAAGGGACCTCAGGAATTCTTCTACCAGTGGCTGGGGCGTCATTTCCAGCGAATAATGGCGTGAGGTTTTATCCGAGCCATACAGGTGGATGATCCGGGTCCGGGGTAACCACTGGGCAACATGCCGCTGCCAGTCATAGCCCATCTGCAGAAGATGGCCGAGATCCAGGCAGATACTAAAGGGGTATTCGAGGAGAATGGGCTCACACCAGGCGAAGGGGTAGCCCAGATTCTCCACGCAGATGCGGGTCGGATCATCCACAATGCCCGCGAGCAGCCGCAGGAGCGGGCTCATATCTTGACGCCAGGTATCAATTCTGGCTTGAGTCGCGGAGGCGTCAATCCCCTCCAGGTGCAAGATCCAGCCATAGGGCTTCAGTGGGCGGCAGAGTTCAATAATACGCAGGGCGGTGCTCAGGAAGTGTTCCCGCTCCTCCTGGTTTGCGCTGCCCAGCGCCTTATCGATCGGGAAATGAATCGTGTAGCTGAGGTGATGCTGTTTGGCGAGCTGGCGGAGTTCCTCAACTTCGGCCTGACTTGGAAAATTGGAGGAGTCCTTCGATTCAAAGAAAACGATCTCAATATCATCCGCATACGGCGCCAATTCGCGCACGTTCGTGAGGAGATCGGCGGGATACACATAAGAGGTGACCCCGAGCCGGAAGCGGCGTGGGGCGGTTAGCAGGGGGAGGGCTTGAAATTCGATCACGTTTTTCCTCGCTGGTAGCTGATAATTTGCACCGTCTCCAGAGTGACCAGGCCGCCGCATTCGGCTTCGGTGAGGAGTTGGTCCAACAGGGGGAGAAAGGCCGTGATCTTTTCGGCCTTGTCGACAATTTCGACCACTACCGGTAGATCGGCCGATAAATCCAGGATGCGGGTGGAGCGGAGTTTGCCGGAGGTGCCGTAGGACATCAGGCCCCGCAACACGGTCGCGCCGGCCAGGCCGGCCTCCTGACTTTTACGGACGATGACTTCATGGAGGGAGGAGTGGTGATACCGATCCCCTTCGCCAATAAAAATACGTAACAGTTTCGCTTCACTATCCGGTTGCATACATTCCCTCCTTCAATCTTAATCTTAATCTTAATCGTAATCGTAATCTTAATCTTTCTGTCTCCCTCTTTAGTGCAGAGATTACGATTACGATTAAGATTACGATTAAGACAGGTAATATCCGGGCCCAGTTATGGGCTCAGTACTTTCTTCACCAGCATCATGCCGACAAAAAAGGCTGCCATGGCTCCGAAAAAGGTGCCGTTGAGATAGAGGAGGGCATGCAGCCATTCGCCATCCTTTACCATTTGCACGAGTTCATAAATAAGTGAGGACAGGGTGGTGAAGCCGCCGCAGAAGCCGGTGGCCAGAAAGAGTCGGGCCGAGGGTGAAAGCAGTTCGGTGTCGGCCGCCAGTTGGCTGGCCATGCCAATGACCAGGCAGCCACAAAGATTGGAGGCCAACGTTCCCCAGGGCATGCTGGCGGCAGGATGACTCAGGCTCAAGGTAAAGCCATACCGGCACAGACTCCCCACCAGTCCGCCCGCCCCCACCCAAACAAATGGCATTATTCCGTTCATGCGGAGGTAGACTATTAGACTGCTCGTAAAACAACAAAGATAAAATCAACCACCATTCCATATTGGGCCCATTTTTGGAGTGCGGCGGCTTGACGCCGCTTTCCCGCGTCCCGGCTTGACGGGGCGCATGACGGAAAACGGTGCGTCGAGCCGCCCCGAAGAAAAGCGGTGTCAAGCCACCGCACTCCAAACTCTAGCGAAGCGGGGGGGTAATCTTTTTAGGGCTTGGACGTGTTTTCTTCATCGGGTGACGCTTCCAGCTTGACGGTCACGGGGGTGCCTTCTTCCACCATGTGGGCGAGGGTGGTGATGTCCCAGTTTGTCAGGCGGAAGCATCCGTGCGATTCGCGGCGGCCAATGGTTTCCGGATGCGGCGTGCCATGCATGCCGAAACCATTGGCGCTCAGGGTCAGCCAATAGACGCCCACCGGGTTATTAGGCCCCGGGGGAATGATCAGCTTCTTGCCGATCTCCTGGGCGCGCGGGGATTCTGGGAAATTGGCGGGATCAAAAGTATAGTTCGGGTTGGGGGCAAAGCTGACAATCGTCAGATCGCCGACAGGCACCTTGTGCAGCTTCTTGGCGATCGAACAGGGAAATGAGGCGATCAGGCTGTCATTGATGTCAAAAGCGCGAACCCGGTAGTGATCGCAGTCCACCTCCAGCCGGGAGGCAGGAATCGACCAGTCGTCAGCTCGGGTGTTGGGAATAACCAACTGGGTTCCGACCGCAACGTTCTGCCAATTAGAAACGCCAATGTTCATAAGCTTTAGCAACGTGGGAGAGACATGGAATTGTTCGGCGATAACTTCCTCCAGACTTTCGCAGGCCATGGCCGGAAGTGCGGAGGCTTCAAGATAATCGGCAGGGGCCGATCCGACCCGTTCCAGCTCCGCCGGGCTGAGGGTATGGGCCACGGTGGCCGGTTCGGTATTGGCGAGCAACTCCTTCCGTGCCTGTGAGATCGTCACGCCGCGGCTTTCGGCGTAATCCTTGAGTGCGAGTACGGTCTTGGAGCCTTCCCGCCCATCGACGAGGCCCACCCCGAACCCGTTCCGGTCCAGTGCGGCCTGCAGCGTCGCCATCTGCATGAGATTAACGGGTTTTTCACTGACAGCCGTACCTTGCTGAACCCGGCTTACGACGGTGGTAGACACTTTGATGGGCGCCGGTACAGGCGCAGCAACCGCCGCTACCCCCAGCCACCCAGTCAGGATAATTAATACTCCGTTTTGGAGTGCGGTGGCTTGACACCGCTTTTCTTCGGGGCGGCTCGACGCGCCGTTTTTTGGCATGCGTCCCGTCAAGCCGGGACGCGGGAAAGCGGTGTCAAGCCACCGCACTCCAAAATGGGGCCAAATATGTATGATGCTGCTGAAGCAAAACCTCTTTCTGCCACTTACAGATGGCTCAGCGGTACTTTTCCGATGGGGTACACGTTGAAGCCGATTTCGTAGAGTTCCTGGTGATTCAGGCAGTTCCGGCCATCAAAGATAAAGGCGGGCTTCTCCATGTTTTCGTAAATCTTCCGGTAATCCAGCGTCTTGTACTCAGCCCAGTCGGTCATCACGGCCAGGGCGTGTGAGCCTGAGGCGGCTTTATAAGGATCGGGCTCAAAGCTGATCTTCTCTCCCAGATCCACGAGATCTTTCCGGGCATTCCCCAGCGCTTCGGGATCCGTTACCACCACGGCCGCACGCTCGTCTGCCAGGAACCGCGAAACGCGGATGGCCGGGCTTTCGCGCGTGTCGCCCGTATCCGCCTTGAAGGCGAAGCCGAACACCGCGATCCGCTTGCCGGCCACGGTGTTGAACATGGCCGAGATCATTTTCCGCACAAACCGGTCTTCCTGATACTCATTCATGGTCACCACCTGTTCCCAGTAGTCCGCCACTTCGCTCAGGCCGTAATGCTGGCAGAGGTAAACCAGATTCAGGATATCCTTCTTGAAGCAGGAGCCGCCAAAGCCGACGCTGGCATTCAGGAAGCGGGAGCCGATCCGCGCATCCATGCCGATGGCGCGGGCCACTTCGGTAACATCCGCCTCGGTCCGTTCGCACAAGGCGGAAAGACTGTTGATGGAGCTGATACGCTGGGCCAGAAAGGCGTTGGCCGCCAGCTTCGACAACTCGCTGGACCAGACGCTGGTGGTCAGGATGCGGGCCCGGGGGACCCAATTGGCATAAACATCGGCCAAGGCTGACTGCGCGCGGCGACCGGTCTCAGTGGCATGCCCGCCGATCAGGACGCGATCGGGGTTCTCGAGATCCTTGACCGCGGTGCCTTCCGCCAGGAATTCCGGATTGGAGAGCACCTCGAAATGGACCGTCTTGTTGCCGGAATGGAGAATACGCTCCATGGCTTCGGCGGTGCGGACGGGCAGGGTGCTCTTCTCGACCACGATCTTGTCGGAGGTGGAGTTGGCTTTGATTTCGCGGGCGGTCTTTTCCCAGTACTGGAGATCGGCAGCCCGACCGGCTCCCTGGCCGAAGGTCTTGGTGGGGGTATTGACGCTTACGAAGATGATATCAGCCTCACGGATCCCTTGCGCCACATCGGTGGAGAAGAAGAGGTTTTTATTGAGCGAGAGTTGAACCAGTTCTTGCAGGCCGGGTTCATAGATGGGGAGGCGATCCGACTGCCAGGCCTTGATGCGGGCGGCGTCGATATCCACAACAATGACACGGTAATCGGGGCATTTTCTGGCGATCATCGCCATCGTCGGTCCGCCCACATACCCGGCCCCAATACAGAGAATAGTTTTCATAAAAGGTTCTCCCGTAACGCTAAAACCGCGAATACTAGCAAAAGCAGGGAAGACTTCACCACTAATTTAACATGTCAGACGCCTCTAAATTTTTGGAGTGCGGCGGCTTGACGCCGCTTTTCATCGGCGCGGCTTGACGCGCGGTACTGTCGGCCTGTCAAGCCAGGCCTTGTGAAAGCGGCGTCAAGCCGCCGCACTCCAAAAATTTGAGGCGTCTGACGATGACTTGATTATTACGCCTGGAATGGCTATTCCTATTCCTCATCAATCAGGAGCACATCACGTATGCAATGGTATTACGCGGAGAATGGCAAGCAGCAGGGACCTGTCGAGTTCGAACAACTGGTGGCGCTGGCACATAATGGCAGCTTGAAGCCCGATGATCTGGTCTGGAACGCCTCCATGGGCAATCAATGGGCCAAGGCTAACACCGTGTCAGGACTTTTCGAGATGCAGCCGCCCGCCGTTCCGGTAGAGCCCGAGCCCCCTGCCGAATGGTCCAACACCGCAACCTTTAAGAGCGCGGTCGCCAATCGCGATCTGACGGCCCAGGCCCGGACCTCGCTTGATCAGAATTGGGGCAAGGCCATCGGCGGCCTCCTCATTTACTTGCTGGTGCTGATCGTATTGGCCGCGATCCCCTTTCTGGGGCAGGTCGTCAGTTTCGTGATCAGCGGGCCGATGATGGTGGGCTGGACGTTGTTTTACCTTAATATCTCCCGCCAGGAACCGGCGGATGTGGGACAGCTTTTCGACGGCTTCAAGCTGTTTGGCAACGCCTTTGTGATGTATCTCCTGATCATGCTGCTCATCCTGGCCTGGTGCCTACCAGCCTTTGGGGTGGTCATTGTTATGGCGGTGCTTGGGCTGAAAGGGGTTTTGATGCAGGATGCTTCTGCCATGGGAGCCATTCCGTTTCTGATCCCCCTGATTATTGCAGCGATGATTCCTGTGATCGTTGCCCAACTCCGTTATTTTCTAGCCTATTATATCCTCAACGATTACCCCGGCGTGGGCCCCATGGAGGCTGTCCGGCGCAGTACGCAGATGATGAAAGGCAATAAATGGAAACTGTTCTGCCTGCAACTCCGGTTTATCGGCTGGGGCCTGCTCTGCGTCCTGACCCTCGGCATCGGCTTCCTCTGGCTCATCCCCTACATGATGGTCAGCATGGCCTGCTTCTACGACGACGTGAAAGACAGTGGCCAGTAGCCAGTAAACAGTGGGCAGTAAGCAGTGGGCAGTGGCCAGTAAGCAGTGGGCAGTGAGCAGTGAGCAGTGGGCAGAGGGCAGTGGGCAGAGGGCAGTGGGCAGAGGGCAGAAGACAGTGGGCGGTGGAGTTGAGTTAGTATTTAACTGTTGTTAGTTTATTGTGTAGATGGCATATTCCGGGAATGAAGCCAGTTGTCAGTTATCGGGATTTGGTGTCGTATCAGAAAGCATTTATTCTTCAACAAAGTGTATTTGCAACCAGTAAAAAATTTCCGAAAGAAGAAATCTATTCACTTACTGATCAGATACGTCGTTCGTCTCGTTCTGTTGGCGCCAATATTGCCGAGGCCTGGAGAAAGAAACGATATGAGGCCCATTTTACCTCAAAGCTGACAGACTCTGATGCTGAAAACACCGAAACTCAGCATTGGCTTGATACAGCGAAGGCCTGCGGCTACATATCCAAAACAGAGCACAACGCATTATCTGACGCCTCCGCTGAAGTAGGCCGTCTCATCGGCTCAATGATCAACACGGCTTCACACTGGTGCCAGTAGCCAGTGGCCAGTAGCCAGTAGGCAGTGAGCAGTTTGCAGTGAGCAGTTTGCAGTGAGCAGCAACTGTCTACTGCCCACTGCAAACTGTCTGCTGCATACTGCCCACTGCCCACTGCTTACTGTTTACTGGCTACTGCTCACTGGCCTATCTCTGCAGCCTTCGGCGGCAGAGGCAGGCTCCCCTTCATCGCTTCTTTGAGTTCAGCGTCGGCGTCGGCATCGTACCACCAATACCAATAGGCGCTGCTTTCGCTGCTGTATTTGTCCAACACCGTCGGCGGGGTGCCGAACTTGTTCCAATACACCAATCGCTTATAATTGATTCCCCAGAGTAGGATATAGGGACACTCCTCATAGAGGATGCTGTCGATCTTCCGGCACAGTTCGTGGCGGGCCGCCACATCAAACATCGACTTCTGCTTCTCAATCAACTCATCCACCGTCGCGTTCTTGAATCCTGTGATGTTTGCGCTCATCTTGCGGTCGGCCTCCTTGGAGGCCCAGAGGCCCTCCGGATCCTTGTACAGGCTCGATGTGAAGCCACCCCAGGTCATGTCGAAATTAAACTCATCCATATCCCGCGTCCAGGCCGAGGAATCCTTGGAGTCCGTCTGCATCTCAATCCCCACATCGCGCAGATCCTCGGCATAGATGGCCAGAAACTTATCGGCCACCGATTCGCGTTCCAGAAAACGGAACTGGAAGCGCTTGCCATCCTTTTCCAGGAGCCCGGTTTTCGGGTTGGCCTTCCAGCCCGCTTCCGCCAGCAACCGGCGCGCCTGCTCTTTGTCAAAGGCGAATGCCCGATTGGGGCAGGGGTGGGCGGTGTCGTAGAGATCGATATAATAGGAGCGGGAGAGGGCGTACTGGTTGTACATGAGGGCACTGTTCATACGCTCGCGATTCAGCAGCAGGGCCATGGCCTGGCGCACCCGCTTGTCGTTGAAAGGCGGACGCCGCATATTCATGGCAAAGCCCTGAAAGCCGGTGGGCTCATTATTAAAGACCTTCTGGCGTACGATCCAGTTCCGGGCGAACTTCTCGGACCCCGTCTCATTCATCCAGAGCCGGGCGGAATAGACGGCAAAGAGATCAATCTCCCCCTTCTTGAAGGCTTCAAAGCCCGTCTCGGCCGAGGCGAAGAACTTGAACTTGATGGACTGGAAATTGCAGGTGCCGCGTGTGCTGGGGGCGTTGCGGTTCCACCAGTCGGCCCGCCGTTCCAGCGTGGCCGAGATGCCCTCTTTGACCTCACCCAGCCGGTAGGGGCCGGAGACCACCGGGAACTCGAAATTGATCTTGTTGAAGTCCAGCTTTTCAAAGGCATGCCGCGGGAGAATGGCAAACCCGCCCGCCGTCAGGAGGTTGCGCCAATGGACTTCCTTGACGACGAACCGGACACAATGATCATCCACCACCGTGACGGAGTCGAAGCTTTCGAAGCCGACTTTATGGGCGCCGGTGAGATTGGCCGGATTGCGAATGGCGTCAAAGGTCCACTTGACGTCATCTGCGGTGACGGGGCGGCCATCGCTCCAGCGGGCCTTGGGGTTGAGCCAGAAGGTAAAGGTGCGCTTGTCATCCGAGATCGACCACCGTTCAGCCAGCCCCGGTTCCTGATTGGGTGTCAGCGGGTTCATGGTCAGCAGGGATTCATAGAGGGAGGAGAAGAGGTCGGAGGTGAAGGTATTGTTGTCGAGGTAGAGGTTAAAGCTTTTGGGGTATTGGAAGCCAAAGACCGAGATGGCGCCGCCGGGAACGGCATCGGGTGAGGCGATCGGGTTGGGTTTTTCCTTCCAGTCCGGCTTAGGGAACAGGTCGTCCGCCCACAGGGTGGTTGAAACGATCGCGAGTAAAAACAGGCCGATAAACGAATGGATCATAGTGTGTTCCTTTTAAACGTTACGTTTGTGTGGCAAAATTTACCACAAGAGTGCTTGGGGCGCAATTTTTGGAGTGCGGCGGCTCGACGCCGCTTTTCTTCAGGCGCGGCTTGACGCGCCGTTCTGGGGTCGCCCCGTCAAGCCGGGGCACAAGAGAAAGCGGCGTTCCCGCGACTGCGGGACCGCACTCCAAACAAGAAGATTGCTGCTTTGGCGG
The bacterium DNA segment above includes these coding regions:
- a CDS encoding DUF190 domain-containing protein — protein: MQPDSEAKLLRIFIGEGDRYHHSSLHEVIVRKSQEAGLAGATVLRGLMSYGTSGKLRSTRILDLSADLPVVVEIVDKAEKITAFLPLLDQLLTEAECGGLVTLETVQIISYQRGKT
- a CDS encoding extracellular solute-binding protein, which codes for MIHSFIGLFLLAIVSTTLWADDLFPKPDWKEKPNPIASPDAVPGGAISVFGFQYPKSFNLYLDNNTFTSDLFSSLYESLLTMNPLTPNQEPGLAERWSISDDKRTFTFWLNPKARWSDGRPVTADDVKWTFDAIRNPANLTGAHKVGFESFDSVTVVDDHCVRFVVKEVHWRNLLTAGGFAILPRHAFEKLDFNKINFEFPVVSGPYRLGEVKEGISATLERRADWWNRNAPSTRGTCNFQSIKFKFFASAETGFEAFKKGEIDLFAVYSARLWMNETGSEKFARNWIVRQKVFNNEPTGFQGFAMNMRRPPFNDKRVRQAMALLLNRERMNSALMYNQYALSRSYYIDLYDTAHPCPNRAFAFDKEQARRLLAEAGWKANPKTGLLEKDGKRFQFRFLERESVADKFLAIYAEDLRDVGIEMQTDSKDSSAWTRDMDEFNFDMTWGGFTSSLYKDPEGLWASKEADRKMSANITGFKNATVDELIEKQKSMFDVAARHELCRKIDSILYEECPYILLWGINYKRLVYWNKFGTPPTVLDKYSSESSAYWYWWYDADADAELKEAMKGSLPLPPKAAEIGQ
- a CDS encoding UDP-glucose 6-dehydrogenase, producing MKTILCIGAGYVGGPTMAMIARKCPDYRVIVVDIDAARIKAWQSDRLPIYEPGLQELVQLSLNKNLFFSTDVAQGIREADIIFVSVNTPTKTFGQGAGRAADLQYWEKTAREIKANSTSDKIVVEKSTLPVRTAEAMERILHSGNKTVHFEVLSNPEFLAEGTAVKDLENPDRVLIGGHATETGRRAQSALADVYANWVPRARILTTSVWSSELSKLAANAFLAQRISSINSLSALCERTEADVTEVARAIGMDARIGSRFLNASVGFGGSCFKKDILNLVYLCQHYGLSEVADYWEQVVTMNEYQEDRFVRKMISAMFNTVAGKRIAVFGFAFKADTGDTRESPAIRVSRFLADERAAVVVTDPEALGNARKDLVDLGEKISFEPDPYKAASGSHALAVMTDWAEYKTLDYRKIYENMEKPAFIFDGRNCLNHQELYEIGFNVYPIGKVPLSHL
- the cobU gene encoding bifunctional adenosylcobinamide kinase/adenosylcobinamide-phosphate guanylyltransferase gives rise to the protein MRNPVKITLVLGGARSGKSTHAQKLAEQGWKQPLYLAPAETLDQEMVERVKLHRDQRGPKWGCVEEPLDLAKVILGSTPPRDGILLDCATLWLTNVLLKEGEAAVKTRKQELIAALKASPCDVIIVSNEVGMGIVPDSALGRTFRDLQGWLNQDLAAIADSVLFVIAGIPMKVK
- a CDS encoding DUF975 family protein, with product MQWYYAENGKQQGPVEFEQLVALAHNGSLKPDDLVWNASMGNQWAKANTVSGLFEMQPPAVPVEPEPPAEWSNTATFKSAVANRDLTAQARTSLDQNWGKAIGGLLIYLLVLIVLAAIPFLGQVVSFVISGPMMVGWTLFYLNISRQEPADVGQLFDGFKLFGNAFVMYLLIMLLILAWCLPAFGVVIVMAVLGLKGVLMQDASAMGAIPFLIPLIIAAMIPVIVAQLRYFLAYYILNDYPGVGPMEAVRRSTQMMKGNKWKLFCLQLRFIGWGLLCVLTLGIGFLWLIPYMMVSMACFYDDVKDSGQ
- a CDS encoding four helix bundle protein, with the translated sequence MKPVVSYRDLVSYQKAFILQQSVFATSKKFPKEEIYSLTDQIRRSSRSVGANIAEAWRKKRYEAHFTSKLTDSDAENTETQHWLDTAKACGYISKTEHNALSDASAEVGRLIGSMINTASHWCQ
- a CDS encoding L,D-transpeptidase → MPKNGASSRPEEKRCQATALQNGVLIILTGWLGVAAVAAPVPAPIKVSTTVVSRVQQGTAVSEKPVNLMQMATLQAALDRNGFGVGLVDGREGSKTVLALKDYAESRGVTISQARKELLANTEPATVAHTLSPAELERVGSAPADYLEASALPAMACESLEEVIAEQFHVSPTLLKLMNIGVSNWQNVAVGTQLVIPNTRADDWSIPASRLEVDCDHYRVRAFDINDSLIASFPCSIAKKLHKVPVGDLTIVSFAPNPNYTFDPANFPESPRAQEIGKKLIIPPGPNNPVGVYWLTLSANGFGMHGTPHPETIGRRESHGCFRLTNWDITTLAHMVEEGTPVTVKLEASPDEENTSKP
- the cbiR gene encoding cobamide remodeling phosphodiesterase CbiR; this encodes MIEFQALPLLTAPRRFRLGVTSYVYPADLLTNVRELAPYADDIEIVFFESKDSSNFPSQAEVEELRQLAKQHHLSYTIHFPIDKALGSANQEEREHFLSTALRIIELCRPLKPYGWILHLEGIDASATQARIDTWRQDMSPLLRLLAGIVDDPTRICVENLGYPFAWCEPILLEYPFSICLDLGHLLQMGYDWQRHVAQWLPRTRIIHLYGSDKTSRHYSLEMTPQPLVEEFLRSLKSYNHVLTLETFGFEDTASSLTRLKECLHS
- the crcB gene encoding fluoride efflux transporter CrcB; its protein translation is MNGIMPFVWVGAGGLVGSLCRYGFTLSLSHPAASMPWGTLASNLCGCLVIGMASQLAADTELLSPSARLFLATGFCGGFTTLSSLIYELVQMVKDGEWLHALLYLNGTFFGAMAAFFVGMMLVKKVLSP